The genomic region GTAATCTAGTTACTACTAGTGTACTCGACTATACACCGTGCAGTGTAAAGAGCCGCGGAAATTTACTGTGAAGACTTATTTAACAGATGTGTGACATGTGGACGGTACTTCCAAGTGTCCACTGCACAGCAGCACGTCCTGGTCTCGGGTTGTGTTCCACAATGGTGAAGGGTGTCAAAGTTTGTCTGCTGCCTTCAAAACGATTCATTTTGGCTCACTTTGAAATGCGTTTTTAATATCAGATGTGATGTACGTCTCGTTTTGGGCGCCTGTGTATTCACTTTTGACCGTCATTCAGCCAtaacggctttttttttttgtggaagtaAGAGAGGTGCGTAAAATGACAGGGCGTCTTTACGCGCGGGTTCCCCCACTTTCCTTCATGACGTTCTATCTGTGTACCTAGTTCTCTGCTGAACTTTACCATGTTCTGACCCTCATCGGGTGAGATGGAGGAGAAAAGAACTTTCAGCTCCTTCCATAAGGACAGAGGAAGTGTAACTacatctccaaagtgacaatatATAGTTACATTTCTGCACAACCGGGAGTATGCAACATTTTGACAGCCTTCTGCTGCGGCAGAACCCACATTTCCCAGTAGGTAATACCCCCAGAAATGATCTCCTTCATTCCCCATGTATGTAATATCCAGCAATTAAATTATGACACTGCAGCACAGAGGAAGCAAAAGTACTGTATGCAAATCTACTGATCTGTTCTCACCCAGTCTGTAATGGATTATGCAAACGTGCTGGTGTAGATAAACGGATTTCTGTAAACGGATATTTATAGAAAGCAAATCAAGgggattttccattttcaataaaCTATCAAATCGATTCCTGAAAGGAATTACACGGGGCTTTTGATGGTGGTCCAAGGAGAGCAGTGGCTGTGTTCACATACCCAGACAGTATTAGAAATTTTAGGCACTTAGTAAGCTCTGTGCTCTTCATGAGAACATATTGATGGGATGGTTCttaatttcagttatttccCAGTTATCACCCCATCTGCCTTATTAGCAGATCATTACATTGCATCTACTGATGTATTGAAAACTCATTAGAACTCTCAGAATCACTATCAGGCAGCGGTCTTTCTCGTCACTTCGGCATACCGAAATGGAAATCAAAGTAGGACTCAGATGAAAATAATTACTCATGTTTTGTAAAACAGCTGCCTTGGGAATCAGGAAATATTTAACTTTGACCACACTGAGGTCTGCTTGATCTAAAGCAGACAGTGAAGCTGACGACTCCATGACTGCATATTCTTCTCACTGGGGTGAGGTTTTTAAAATGCTGGACAGTGTCCTTAGACAAATGGGAGTGCAAAATAATAGTCTATTAGGTGTGTTTTGTTATGGCtgctgtgtggtgtttttttttttttgtttttttaaccttgtGGTAGTATTTCACCAGTAAAACTCACCATAGATTCCTACTCCTCAGCTAAACACACCTGAACACATGCTGAAGACTTATCAAAATGTAgaaagtggcttttttttttttttttttttttttaacagtgtgtATATCATTTCTTGTTTGGGAGATGATGTTTTGTATTTGGGGGCATTCCCAGAGACACAGCCACCTATCCCATTCAGACTACAGActttacattataattattagcCTTGCCATGTTGTAGGAGGAATctgtcactgctgctgtgcCATCTCCATTCTGGCCCACACATCCTTAAAATTCCTGCTGTGGTCAGGCTAATGAGTCCTCCAACTGCCTGCACATAGATGTCCTGCTAGCATGCGGCAAAACAACCTTCAACTCATAGCTGTAGGTTACCTCTCTGTGGACAATTGGGGTCCTTCACGGTTTGCCTTCTGGCATTGAAGTCTGCTTGATGACAAAGAATAATACTGTGGCAACAAGGCAAGCATATTCACACGTTTGTGTGTCTTATACCCTGCAGTTAGAGACATTTGTGTtgacagtgtttaaaaaaaaaaaataaaataaaataaaaattaaaaaaataaagttccaTATTACTAAATAAAAGCAAGCAAATTATTCTGAATGTTGTGGTTAGATGACGATGAATTGTAAAAGATTATTTAGATAATCTTTTAGATTTTCTGTATCACAGTACCAAGTAATCCTTTGCAACACGAAATAAAAAGTATTATAGCATCAGCCATGATGTCTTATTTCTGAAGCTGTGGCAGAAGGGGACCGGGAGAAGAAAATTTTGAGTAaggttgttattattagttttgtTAGTGTGTACATGAGTTTACAATGCTCGCCCACTGgagattaaatgtaaaatgagtttGTTTATACCTGTTCAATTCAGTGATGGATATTCATGACTGATTGAGTGTAGGACTCATTGCTAATGTTTAATGGGATATTGGGTGTGTATGGTATTGTATCTGAATGGAGATGGGTTTGTGGGCGCTGACATTCCCTTATGTGTCAAGGGCACTTGCTATCTCCCTGTCCATCAGTACTACATGGCATGCCATTATTACTTGCCTGCATAATGAATAGCTTCTGCATTGGCCAGTTGTACTCTCTCTGAAGACAGAAGATCACATACAGCCTACGCTCTGTCGAGAGACCCCTTTTAATGGGTACTTTTCTGAGAAGAGCATACTTTGGGTTTGTGAACAattaatgtcaatgtaaattcTTCAAGTGCTAACGATTTTTAAATAACGGGAGTTTCTAAATTATCTAACCGGAAATGTGTTATGTATTGctcaaatatgcatttttctaTGCTGTCATGAAAAAGCTAGTCTAGTGAACTAACAGCATGAGCAAAGAgaataaagcttttaaaaaatgtttataattgGAACATATTTATTGATTTCAGTGTAGGTGACAGATACGTCTATTGTCATAATGGTATATAATTGAAGTGATGCACATTTCCCACATTTATTGTGATGAAGTCTACAGTAGTAGTTTTAATAGACATATATTAACTTTGGATTCCTTACTTGTTTTATTATCTGTTTTGACCAGGGTGGAAAATATAATTGGCAttacttatactgtatataattgtatttataattataattggATATATGAAATTATCCTTCCTAAGTTGTTCTATTCATAAGAGTAATATTCTGGAGTTCTTGCTCATTGTAGAAGATCTGAATACTAGTAGGGAAGAAATGTAATTAGCCCAGTGAAATTTACTGTACAAGATGGACAGTAAATTGTGACCATATCGATACATTGTTGCATGCCTGAAAGATATACTAGGCTGGCCTCATTTATGACTCAGTAGAGGCACAAATGTGCTGTACATGGATGAGCACTCAACACAACTATATCAATGCATTTCCAGCGATGCATAACAGGAGCTGGAGTCTCGGCATTCTTGCTCTTAGATTGCGCTTCTTTTAGAATAATGGGCTTTCCCACAGCCCAGTAAGGTGGATGTGGGTGGGTTTTAAGGGGTgtgttatgcattttttttttgggtcagtTGGTTCTGTGTGTAAGAAGGTGCCATTCTCaaactgttactgttattagtattttttaatgtaattgctTACTAGCTCATTGAATGTTTGTTGATGAAAGACTCCTGCTTACATGCTTGAAAGGACAATTGCAGGGTTCACTTGGTTCAAATGGAGCTATAGTTTCTTTGCTGGAAGCTAAATCTGATTCTTAAAATAGAAGAGGAACTGCAtcctttgtaatttttattcagcttttattcatgtcaattattagtattttttaattaatcaataaattaattgaataattactttgttttttgtttgtttttaatgccaCTTATCCCCAGTGATATTTTGCAAATAATCAGTGATTTTTGTAAAAAGTCCTTTTTGTgcaatttaagaaaattaatagtGTTGCTTTACCACAGACATAAATTTTACAGAAAGATTGTgatttgcctttttattttattttctctttctcctcttttcagATATTAAAGAGAAAATGCTGGCCTGCATTATCttcttttgctcatttattgCTGCTGCTACCTCCCAAAGCTTCCAGTCTTCCAAGCCATTGCAAGATACTTCTTGTGACAGTTTGTGCACATGCACTGAAAAAGATGGTGTCTTATATTTAAACTGTGAGGAAAGAAATATTAGCAAGATATCTCAAGTTAAAGTGCCACCAGCATTGCCCTTCCACCTCAATCTTTACAAAAATGACATAGTTGAGTTGCTTGCTGAAGACCTCAAGGATCTTAAGAATGCTGTCTCACTTCATCTAGGAGCTAATAGTATACAAGAGCTTGAACCTGGCGTTTTCAGTGGATTCAGCTCTCTAAAGAAACTGCACATTAACAGCAACTTCTTAGTCATGTTGAAGGAAGATACTTTCCAAGGCTTGGTCAATTTGGAGTACCTTCAGGCGGACACAAACTTTATTAGAGTTatcgaaccaggaaccttcagcaAACTCGTTCGTCTCAAAGTTTTGATACTGAACGACAACGCCATTGAATTCTTGCCCAGTAACATATTTAGATTTGTGCCACTGACTCATTTAGACCTGCGTGGAAACCAGCTACAATCTCTTCCTTACGTGGGCTTTCTTGAACACATAGGCCGCATCATGGAGCTGCTGCTTGATGATAATGACTGGGTCTGTGAATGTGAGATTATTCCCCTTAAGATCTGGATGGAGAACATGCGTGCACTCTCTACCATCAGTGAGGTGGTTTGCGTCAGTCCCCCTCATCTCAAAGGCAGCTTGCTGAGCAAGGTGAAGAAGGAAGTGCTCTGTCCTGCCAGTAGGGACCTGGAGGATCCATCCAAGCCATCAGTGTTGGAGGTTACACCCACACCGAGAGTCATTCAGAATCCAAAGCTGATGGATGATGGGAAGATTCCAACACCAGGGCACCCACCAGGGAAGTTCTGCATTGAAAGATGTTCTTGTCACAACCATCCCATTGCAGGTTTCTTAGTTCATTGCCAGGATAGAGGCATTCAAAGGATCTCTGACCTTGGATTACTTCTGCAAAGTCCAACAAAACTTGTACTTACCGGAAACATGATTCAGAAACTGTTGCAGTATGATTTTGTTGCATATGAAAGTCTGGAATTACTGAATTTGGCAAACAATCAAATTGATTATATTgataatgaaacatttctcaGTTTAGGTCATCTGAAGAAACTGTACCTCAATGGTAATAGACTTGATCACTTATCTTCTAGCATGTTCGTTGGACTTCACAATCTTGAGTATTTGTACTTGGAATATAATGTTATCAAAGACATTCTCCCTGGGACCTTTGACACTGTGCCAAACCTTAAACTTCTGTCATTAAATAACAATCTCCTGAAAACACTACCACCACAGATTTTTCGCAATGTTCCACTTACCAAATTGAATCTGAGAAAAAATCTCTTCATGCACCTGCCTGTTAGTAGTGTTCTAGATCAGCTTGACTCTGTAGAGCAGATTTATTTGGAAGACAATCCATGGGACTGTAGTTGTGATCTGGTTGGTCTTAAGCAATGGGTTGAACAATTGGGGAAGGATGCCGTGGTGGGTAATATTCTATGCCACTCACCAAGGAAAATAGCCAAGATGGATCTGAGAAGTTTGGGCCATGAAACAATGTGCCCTGGATTAGGAACATACAGCTTTATGCCAACCAAGGAGAATGATGGGAGTGTGACAACTACTGCTACCACCACAAGCATCTTTCGTCCTCTTTTTGACACCATTCCGCTCTCAGTTTTGATCCTTAGCTTGTTGATCATTTTTCTGATGATTGTTTTTTGCGCTGCAGGAATAATTGTTTTGGTCTTGCACCGTCGACGGAAGTCAAAAAAGAAGGAGATGGAAGATCAACCAAGGGAGAGCAGCCCGATACACCTGCAGTACAGCATGTATGGACAAAAAACAACCCATCACCTCTCGTCAAGTCCAAGAATAAACATGTACGAGGAGCCAACGAACAGTCCTATAATACAGGTGTGTAGGAATGCCTCCTACTGCACACACCACAAGGAGCATGAGCTGGAAGAGCAAGATGCCAATGAGGGTAGAGGTATCTGCATGGGTCTCCCAGAGAAGGAAAATGACTCGCCTCTGACAGGGAGGCCAAGTATGAAATACAGACCTGTGACAGAGTATCCATCAGAATTTGTCACCCTTGGGGACACAAACTGTTTGTATCGAAACATCATTGAGCGGGAAAAGGAACTTCAGCAGCTTGGAATCACAGAATATCTCAGGAAGAACATCTCTCAGCTGCAACCAGCGCTGGACGTCCCGAGTCAAGGAAGACACGAAGAACTGAAATTAATGGAAACTATCATGTACAGCAGACCACGAAAAGTTGTGGTAGAGCaaactaaaaatgaatattttgaaCTGAAAGCTAATCTCCAAGCAGAGCCTGACTACCTAGAGGTACTGGAACATCAGTCaacttttaactgaaaaaaaagctctttttttttctcaaaaaaaaaaaaaaaactatactcATGAAGTGCCTTTGAAAAACCAATTTCTTCTTCATTTGGCATGTTGTCGTGAAATCCAAAGCACCAGTACAATAACTGAACTCAGTGATCACTGTCATGAAAGCTGTGTTGAAATGTTGCCGGTCCACTAAGAATGtacacagctgcaaagaaaTATGTCCACCCATAGTGTCATTCCACAATTCTGTGAGATTAACTCAGAATTTTGTGTAAATACATCCAAATTTATTCTAGTATTGTTGTCAGTTCTgccaactctttttttttttattgtgttttctataaaaatagaaacagcACCAGGTGTGGTTCACAGATGCAAAGCCAAAAATCCTTTTAGATCACtataaaagaatttaaaagaTAGCATGTCATGGATTTGTTCACATTGGTAGTTTTCAAGTAAATGATGGattctgtattattttgtttgcattCAGAATTGgctgacattattattattattattattattattttattttttttttttttttatttattttttttttttttgtaaattactggaaattacagacaaatttaaaaaaagtaaatcattCTAAATCTTTGAGTCTCTTAGGTGAGAGAAGCACttgctgtattttattgatGTGGCAATCTTTGCTGTAATTTGTCTTTAttgtgaggaaaaaatatatatatttatatatttgcacTACTCAAAATGCCATTTGAAATAATGGTGCATGACAATCCAAAATACTGCTGAGTAACTATTCTACTTTAAGTGCAACAACCAGTGACTATGTAAGTactgatataaataaatatgataagTATAATATTAATTTGGAACATACCTGTATCATACACTATTAGAGCAtgaaccgttttttttttttttttttagaagaaacCAGACAAGTGGTCCttgaaatatacatacatatattttgtaatagcactgtaaatttattttacacaagtGTAGcataatttaacatatttatttccTTGAAAGTATGTATATACTGTTATCTCCACACATATCTGTTTGTGTGCCTTTAATGTTATAAAATTAGGATCTTCATGAACTGTAAATAAAGATTTACAACACAACTGAAAATTCTCTTATGACTTGTTGATCAGAATTGTAGTTAAACACAATAGAGTACTACAAAGCAATACAGAGTTCATGTTTGTATATAGCATAACGGGGATTATGCGAAATTTGAATACTTATcgcttaaaatgaaaaattgcaatGGAATGTAGACAGAATAAATTTCACTGACAGCTGCTTACTCGggattttgcatttattacataGTAATATAAAGTTATGAACTGTGTGCTTCTAGTTGCTATTTAAGTATAACAAGGCAGAAGCTGTCCAAGCTTGTCTATGGTACAGTTCACCAAATGTCTTCACATGATCCTGTATATGATTTTTCCCGCTTgatgacattattattacatttacagagTGTTATAATTTTTTAGGAAATCACCTTGTGTCAAGCAAAATTACCAACTGAAATTTGAGTGGAATCACACTTCGTTAAACACAAGTCAGAAGGACGGTCATATGCTATTAGTATTATctgttttttaaactaaaatgaTATTGTGTGCTCTCTGAGCATATGCAGTTCAGAAGTTGATGTGTTCCTGTTTGATTCTTCTGACACAGGAAGTCAAAATAATTAAGTCAGCTCAACCCACATGGTATCCAGAGCCCTAAAGCTATTGTAACTCTTTAACTGGTATTGTTCTTCTCTCTTGAGCAAGTGCTGTACTACTGATATCTGTCTCCTTGTTTTGTTGAACATGTTGTACCATAgggtaaatgatttttttttttttctccccacccCATCAGAATGGGGCATGTGTAAACTTTGATTTGGTTCATGTTACCTTCCCCTCTGAATTTTTATATGTTCTAAAAAATAGCAGTTGACATCActattatgaaaaatgttatggACTAGACATGGATCACTGTTCTATACAaataaatgagtttttaaacaGTGATATAAACCTCCATGGTCAACTATGGATACAAGTTCACACCCACCTCCACTCTTCCACCAGTGTGGTTGTTATCTTCCATAAATATGCCTTGAAAAGTCAAATAAATTAAGGACATTACAAGCTTTACACTGTCTTTTAACTCCATCTCCCCCCAGCCTTCATCAAACGTAACCTGAATATGCATGTCATTGACCCCTGAACTATTTTAATTACCTTTGTTCA from Scleropages formosus chromosome 12, fSclFor1.1, whole genome shotgun sequence harbors:
- the slitrk6 gene encoding SLIT and NTRK-like protein 6, with amino-acid sequence MLACIIFFCSFIAAATSQSFQSSKPLQDTSCDSLCTCTEKDGVLYLNCEERNISKISQVKVPPALPFHLNLYKNDIVELLAEDLKDLKNAVSLHLGANSIQELEPGVFSGFSSLKKLHINSNFLVMLKEDTFQGLVNLEYLQADTNFIRVIEPGTFSKLVRLKVLILNDNAIEFLPSNIFRFVPLTHLDLRGNQLQSLPYVGFLEHIGRIMELLLDDNDWVCECEIIPLKIWMENMRALSTISEVVCVSPPHLKGSLLSKVKKEVLCPASRDLEDPSKPSVLEVTPTPRVIQNPKLMDDGKIPTPGHPPGKFCIERCSCHNHPIAGFLVHCQDRGIQRISDLGLLLQSPTKLVLTGNMIQKLLQYDFVAYESLELLNLANNQIDYIDNETFLSLGHLKKLYLNGNRLDHLSSSMFVGLHNLEYLYLEYNVIKDILPGTFDTVPNLKLLSLNNNLLKTLPPQIFRNVPLTKLNLRKNLFMHLPVSSVLDQLDSVEQIYLEDNPWDCSCDLVGLKQWVEQLGKDAVVGNILCHSPRKIAKMDLRSLGHETMCPGLGTYSFMPTKENDGSVTTTATTTSIFRPLFDTIPLSVLILSLLIIFLMIVFCAAGIIVLVLHRRRKSKKKEMEDQPRESSPIHLQYSMYGQKTTHHLSSSPRINMYEEPTNSPIIQVCRNASYCTHHKEHELEEQDANEGRGICMGLPEKENDSPLTGRPSMKYRPVTEYPSEFVTLGDTNCLYRNIIEREKELQQLGITEYLRKNISQLQPALDVPSQGRHEELKLMETIMYSRPRKVVVEQTKNEYFELKANLQAEPDYLEVLEHQSTFN